In Candidatus Sodalis pierantonius str. SOPE, one DNA window encodes the following:
- the arnB gene encoding UDP-4-amino-4-deoxy-L-arabinose aminotransferase: MSEFLPFSRPALGEAELAAVGEVLRSGWITTGPKCAELEQAFCQLTGNRHAIAVSSATGGMHVTLMALGLRPSDEVITPSQTWVSTLNMICLLGAEPVMVDVDCDTLMVTPALIEAAITPRTRAIVPVHYAGAPADIAAIRALGARYGIPVIEDAAHAAGTGYKGRHVGAAGTAIFSFHAIKNMTSAEGGMVVTDDDALAQRIRSLKFHGLAVDAFDRNMQGRAPQAEVMAPGYKYNLTDINAAMALVQLDKLPQHNARRAALAQRYLRALADTPFSPLALPAWEHHHAWHLFIIRVDERRCGIDRDGLMQALKERGIGTGLHFRAAHTQRYYRERFPDLVLPDTEWNSARMCSLPLFPSMNDDDVERVIAALRAIAKV, translated from the coding sequence ATGTCTGAATTTTTGCCGTTCTCCCGGCCAGCGCTGGGCGAGGCCGAGCTCGCCGCCGTCGGTGAGGTATTGCGATCGGGCTGGATCACCACCGGGCCGAAATGCGCAGAGCTGGAACAGGCGTTCTGTCAATTGACCGGCAATCGCCATGCCATCGCCGTGAGCTCGGCGACCGGCGGTATGCACGTCACGCTCATGGCTCTGGGGCTGCGGCCAAGCGATGAGGTGATTACGCCTTCGCAGACGTGGGTTTCCACCCTGAATATGATCTGTCTGCTCGGCGCTGAACCGGTTATGGTCGATGTTGACTGCGACACGCTGATGGTGACGCCGGCGCTTATCGAAGCGGCGATCACCCCGCGCACCCGCGCCATTGTGCCCGTTCATTACGCCGGCGCGCCGGCGGATATCGCCGCTATTCGCGCGCTGGGCGCACGCTACGGCATCCCGGTGATTGAGGATGCGGCGCATGCGGCGGGTACCGGCTACAAAGGCCGCCACGTGGGCGCCGCCGGCACCGCCATCTTCTCATTCCACGCCATCAAGAATATGACCAGCGCCGAGGGCGGTATGGTGGTCACGGACGATGATGCGCTAGCACAGCGCATCCGCAGTCTGAAGTTTCACGGTCTGGCGGTGGATGCGTTCGATCGCAATATGCAGGGCCGGGCTCCGCAGGCGGAGGTGATGGCGCCGGGTTACAAATACAACCTGACCGATATCAATGCCGCCATGGCGCTGGTGCAGCTCGATAAACTGCCGCAGCATAACGCGCGCCGTGCGGCCCTGGCGCAGCGCTATTTGCGCGCACTGGCCGATACGCCGTTTTCTCCGCTGGCGCTGCCCGCCTGGGAACACCACCACGCCTGGCATCTGTTTATCATCCGTGTCGACGAACGGCGGTGCGGCATTGATCGCGACGGTCTGATGCAGGCGCTGAAAGAACGCGGCATCGGCACCGGCCTGCATTTCCGCGCCGCCCATACGCAGCGTTATTACCGCGAGCGTTTTCCCGATTTGGTCCTGCCGGACACTGAGTGGAACTCCGCGCGCATGTGTTCGCTGCCGCTTTTTCCCTCCATGAATGATGACGATGTCGAGCGCGTGATTGCCGCGCTGCGCGCCATTGCGAAGGTTTGA
- the arnC gene encoding undecaprenyl-phosphate 4-deoxy-4-formamido-L-arabinose transferase — protein sequence MTTPMKIDKVSIVIPVYNEQESLPELMRRSVAACERLDAAYEILLVDDGSSDDSAAVLTAAAEAPGSHIVVVLLNRNYGQHSAIMAGFSHVSGDLVVTLDADLQNPPEEIPRLVEVAAQGYDVVGTVRQNRQDSWFRKRASRMINALIQRTTGKAMGDYGCMLRAYRRHIIDAMLHCHERSTFIPILANTFARKTIEIPVMHSEREFGDSKYSLMKLVNLMYDLITCLTTTPLRMLSVIGSIIALLGFAFSLLLITLRLFLGAHWAAEGVFMLFAVLFIFIGAQFIGMGLLGEYIGRIYNDVRARPRYFVQRVVSQNPLSSQQETQ from the coding sequence ATGACAACACCCATGAAAATAGACAAAGTTTCGATCGTAATCCCGGTCTATAATGAGCAAGAAAGCCTGCCTGAACTGATGCGTCGCTCGGTGGCGGCCTGCGAGCGGCTCGACGCCGCCTATGAAATTCTGCTGGTGGATGACGGCAGCAGCGACGACTCCGCCGCCGTATTGACCGCCGCGGCCGAAGCGCCGGGCAGCCATATCGTCGTGGTATTGCTCAACCGCAATTACGGTCAGCACTCCGCCATCATGGCCGGGTTCAGCCACGTGAGCGGCGATTTGGTGGTTACCCTCGATGCGGATTTACAGAACCCGCCGGAAGAGATCCCGCGGCTGGTCGAGGTTGCGGCCCAAGGCTACGACGTGGTAGGCACCGTGCGCCAGAATCGGCAGGACAGCTGGTTCCGCAAGCGCGCCTCGCGCATGATCAATGCCTTAATTCAGCGCACGACCGGCAAAGCGATGGGCGATTACGGCTGCATGCTGCGCGCCTATCGCCGCCATATTATCGACGCCATGCTGCACTGCCACGAGCGCAGTACCTTCATTCCGATTTTGGCCAATACCTTCGCCCGCAAAACCATCGAAATACCGGTGATGCATTCGGAACGAGAATTCGGCGATTCCAAATACAGTCTGATGAAGCTTGTCAATTTGATGTATGACCTCATCACCTGCCTGACGACCACGCCGCTGCGCATGCTGAGCGTTATCGGCAGCATTATCGCCCTGCTGGGGTTCGCATTTTCCCTGCTGCTCATCACGCTACGCCTGTTTCTCGGCGCCCATTGGGCGGCCGAAGGCGTCTTTATGCTGTTCGCGGTGCTGTTCATTTTTATCGGCGCGCAATTTATCGGCATGGGGCTATTGGGAGAATACATCGGCCGTATCTATAACGATGTGCGCGCCCGTCCCCGTTATTTTGTCCAGCGTGT